The Nostoc sp. 'Lobaria pulmonaria (5183) cyanobiont' genome window below encodes:
- a CDS encoding LptF/LptG family permease: MDRYLASELLAPFFFGVGAFSSIGVTIDAVFDLVRKIVESGLPIDIAIQVFLLKFPNFIVLAFPMSTLLATLMTYSRLSSESELIALRGCGVSVYRLVLTAVMLSLVVTGMTFVFNEEIAPAANYQAAMTLEKALKSDKPTFKQQNIFYPEYQDVTQPDGSKNRVLTRLFYADQFDGKRMTGLTIIDRSTKNLNQIVVSESAQWNPSKNVWDFYNGTIYFVAADSSYRNIVRFEHQQLQLPRTPLSLAEKSRDYGEMNISEALQQLEVENLGGDRQKIRKLEVRIQQKISLPFVCVVFGLVGAAMGSIPQRTGRGTSFGISVVVIFSYYLIFFISGAIAQAGVLSPFLGAWLPNFLFLGIGLFLLMRVARR, from the coding sequence ATGGATCGCTATCTTGCCAGCGAATTATTAGCACCGTTTTTCTTTGGTGTCGGAGCTTTTTCATCAATTGGCGTCACTATTGATGCTGTATTCGATCTCGTCAGAAAAATTGTCGAATCTGGGCTACCCATAGACATTGCTATTCAAGTTTTTTTGTTAAAATTTCCCAATTTTATCGTTTTAGCTTTCCCCATGTCCACGCTGCTGGCTACTTTGATGACCTACAGTCGTCTTTCTAGCGAAAGCGAACTAATTGCCCTGCGTGGTTGTGGCGTCAGTGTCTATCGTCTGGTGCTAACTGCTGTGATGTTAAGTCTTGTGGTTACAGGAATGACATTTGTATTTAACGAAGAAATTGCACCAGCAGCAAATTATCAAGCGGCGATGACTCTGGAAAAAGCGCTCAAATCAGACAAGCCAACTTTTAAACAGCAAAATATTTTCTATCCTGAATACCAGGATGTTACCCAGCCGGATGGCTCTAAGAATCGGGTATTGACACGCTTGTTTTACGCCGACCAATTTGATGGTAAGCGGATGACAGGGTTGACAATTATAGATCGCTCAACAAAAAATTTGAATCAAATTGTGGTATCAGAATCTGCCCAGTGGAATCCTTCTAAAAATGTTTGGGATTTTTACAACGGTACGATCTATTTTGTCGCAGCCGATAGCTCTTATCGCAACATCGTGAGATTTGAACACCAACAACTGCAACTACCGCGCACGCCATTAAGTTTGGCAGAAAAAAGCCGAGACTACGGTGAGATGAATATTTCGGAAGCACTACAGCAACTAGAAGTGGAAAATCTCGGTGGCGATCGCCAAAAAATTCGTAAACTTGAAGTGCGGATTCAACAAAAAATCTCTTTACCTTTTGTATGCGTGGTTTTTGGCTTGGTAGGCGCAGCGATGGGAAGCATCCCCCAGCGGACGGGGAGAGGTACCAGTTTTGGGATTAGTGTCGTAGTTATATTTTCGTATTACTTAATTTTCTTTATTAGTGGGGCGATCGCACAAGCAGGTGTCCTCTCTCCCTTTTTGGGGGCTTGGTTGCCCAACTTTCTTTTTTTGGGAATAGGCTTATTCTTATTGATGCGAGTTGCCAGACGGTAA
- the lptB gene encoding LPS export ABC transporter ATP-binding protein, which yields MKIVLENIHKSYGKRVIVNRVNLSVAQGEIVGLLGPNGAGKTTTFYIATGLEKPNQGKVWLGNVEVTGMPMHERARLGIGYLAQEASVFRQLSVEDNILLVLEQTHVPRWEWSRRLNTLLREFRLEKLARSKGIQLSGGERRRTELARSLAAGREGPKFLLLDEPFAGVDPIAVSEIQQIVARLRDRGMGILITDHNVRETLAITDRAYIMREGQILAFGAADELYSNSLVRQYYLGDNFQV from the coding sequence GTGAAAATTGTTTTAGAGAATATTCACAAATCTTACGGCAAGCGAGTAATTGTCAATCGTGTCAACCTTTCTGTTGCTCAAGGTGAAATTGTTGGTTTACTAGGCCCCAATGGGGCTGGTAAAACCACAACCTTTTACATTGCCACAGGTTTAGAAAAACCCAATCAAGGAAAAGTCTGGCTGGGTAATGTAGAGGTGACGGGAATGCCAATGCATGAAAGGGCACGACTGGGTATTGGCTATTTAGCACAAGAAGCAAGTGTTTTTCGCCAACTCTCGGTAGAGGATAATATTCTGTTAGTGCTAGAACAAACCCATGTGCCACGATGGGAGTGGTCAAGGCGACTCAATACTTTACTGCGGGAGTTTCGGTTGGAAAAATTAGCTAGGAGTAAAGGAATTCAACTTTCTGGTGGTGAGCGACGGCGGACAGAATTAGCAAGGTCATTAGCTGCTGGACGAGAAGGTCCAAAATTTTTACTTTTGGATGAACCATTTGCGGGAGTAGATCCGATCGCAGTCTCAGAAATTCAGCAAATCGTAGCACGACTGCGCGATCGCGGCATGGGAATCTTAATTACAGATCATAATGTCCGCGAAACCCTGGCGATCACCGATCGCGCCTACATCATGCGTGAGGGACAAATCCTCGCTTTTGGCGCTGCTGACGAACTCTATAGCAACTCCCTGGTACGGCAATATTATTTGGGGGATAATTTTCAAGTCTAA
- a CDS encoding LptA/OstA family protein, which yields MMPCYQLPLSQIRRFGLALMLPAALLGAFALPTQVQTATAQISQANRPLTIRADVQEYDAKNQVITARGNVQMLYPARQIQATSAQAQYFSKERRIDFSGNVYILQQGGNSIRAEKVTYLIDEGRFVALPQSNRQVESIYMVQESDNNGQTATPAPKTPPLKPSN from the coding sequence ATGATGCCCTGCTATCAATTGCCCTTATCCCAGATACGTCGCTTTGGATTAGCTTTAATGCTGCCAGCTGCACTTTTGGGCGCTTTTGCCTTGCCTACCCAAGTGCAAACCGCTACTGCACAAATATCTCAGGCAAATCGCCCTCTCACTATCCGCGCTGATGTGCAAGAATATGACGCGAAAAACCAAGTAATCACTGCTCGCGGTAATGTGCAAATGTTGTACCCGGCTCGCCAAATTCAGGCAACATCTGCCCAAGCACAGTATTTTAGTAAAGAACGCCGAATTGATTTCAGTGGCAACGTCTATATTTTGCAACAGGGCGGTAACAGTATTCGGGCGGAGAAAGTAACCTATTTAATTGATGAAGGGCGATTTGTTGCTTTACCCCAATCCAACCGTCAGGTAGAGTCCATCTACATGGTGCAGGAATCAGATAATAATGGACAAACTGCGACACCTGCCCCAAAGACACCACCTTTGAAGCCTTCTAATTAG
- a CDS encoding DUF309 domain-containing protein, with amino-acid sequence MSETIPQEFWQGVEQFNSGQFYACHDTLEALWIEASEPEKTFYQGILQISVALYHLENRNWRGAVILLGEGGNRLRRYPSSYGGVDVDELLSQSAALLTTLQQIGPDKITSGNLGENQVLSLPKIVLTTD; translated from the coding sequence ATGAGCGAAACCATCCCCCAAGAGTTTTGGCAAGGCGTAGAACAGTTCAATTCTGGTCAGTTCTACGCCTGTCATGACACTTTAGAGGCTTTATGGATTGAAGCCAGTGAACCAGAAAAAACCTTTTATCAAGGCATTCTCCAAATTTCTGTAGCGCTGTATCATTTGGAGAATCGGAACTGGCGAGGTGCAGTTATTCTACTGGGAGAAGGCGGCAATCGCCTACGGCGTTACCCATCTAGTTACGGCGGCGTTGATGTAGATGAGCTATTGAGTCAGAGCGCAGCATTGCTAACGACATTACAACAAATAGGGCCAGATAAGATTACATCTGGCAATCTGGGTGAAAATCAAGTCTTATCTTTGCCTAAAATTGTGCTGACTACTGATTAG
- a CDS encoding ferredoxin thioredoxin reductase catalytic beta subunit, with translation MITSEHNTKSSDKSLEAMRHFSEQYAKRTGTYFCSEPSVTAVVIEGLAKHKDELGAPLCPCRHYEDKEAEIHATYWNCPCVPMRERKECHCMLFLTPDNEFAGEKQDISLETIKEVRDSMG, from the coding sequence ATGATCACATCAGAACATAACACAAAATCCAGCGATAAAAGCCTAGAGGCAATGCGGCATTTTTCCGAACAATACGCCAAGCGTACTGGAACATACTTCTGTTCTGAACCTTCTGTCACCGCAGTTGTGATTGAAGGACTAGCCAAACATAAAGATGAACTGGGTGCGCCTTTGTGTCCTTGTCGCCATTACGAAGATAAAGAAGCTGAGATTCACGCCACATATTGGAACTGTCCCTGTGTGCCAATGAGAGAACGCAAAGAGTGCCATTGCATGTTATTCCTCACCCCTGACAACGAGTTTGCTGGAGAAAAACAAGACATCTCTCTCGAAACAATTAAAGAAGTCCGAGACAGCATGGGATGA
- a CDS encoding DUF58 domain-containing protein: protein MKILKPITNWLETRASAPAYGGWVLAATAICFFGAGINTMAGWLYAISGISFALLGVAAILPPRSLTGLSITRRPIQPVSAGDDLTVELEICNQTHQPVSMLQVEDILPFVLGKPVQKAIETIPSQGSYRWVYYHPTQRRGVYRWHTVELGSGAPLGLFWCRRQRDCAATAIVYPTVLPLATCPLVDEMGQEESKRGDPRGRPLQTATTGLVRSLRPYRLGDPTRLIHWRTSARYGELRVRELEMVTGGQEIVIALDSASNWEEENFEQAVIAAASLYFYAQQQQLQVQLWTASTSLIKGDRFVLETLAATRALEDASSVVPKSYPLIWLTQNPLSLATLPQGSRWVLWPNISSPAEPEVINWEHPGIVLQSDVYDGLRLRPLQTQLQKTLHS, encoded by the coding sequence ATGAAAATTCTCAAACCCATTACCAATTGGTTAGAAACCCGCGCCAGTGCCCCTGCTTATGGCGGTTGGGTACTAGCAGCAACGGCTATTTGTTTTTTTGGCGCAGGTATCAATACGATGGCTGGTTGGCTTTACGCCATTAGCGGCATTAGTTTTGCCCTTTTGGGTGTAGCAGCCATCTTACCGCCGCGATCGCTCACAGGTCTATCCATCACCCGCCGTCCCATCCAACCTGTGTCAGCTGGTGACGATCTAACGGTGGAATTAGAAATCTGCAATCAGACACACCAGCCTGTAAGTATGTTGCAAGTTGAAGATATATTGCCCTTCGTCTTAGGGAAACCAGTACAAAAGGCAATCGAAACAATTCCTAGCCAAGGCAGTTACCGTTGGGTATACTACCACCCGACTCAACGCCGGGGTGTTTATCGCTGGCACACAGTCGAACTTGGTTCTGGTGCGCCTTTGGGATTGTTCTGGTGTCGCCGTCAACGTGATTGTGCAGCCACAGCGATCGTTTATCCCACAGTGTTACCCTTGGCTACCTGCCCCTTAGTAGACGAAATGGGGCAAGAAGAGAGCAAAAGGGGCGATCCTCGTGGTAGACCCTTGCAGACAGCGACAACAGGGCTGGTGCGATCGCTCCGTCCTTATCGTTTAGGAGATCCTACTCGCTTGATTCACTGGCGGACTAGTGCCCGCTATGGCGAATTAAGGGTGCGGGAGTTAGAAATGGTAACAGGTGGACAAGAAATAGTTATTGCCCTTGACAGTGCTAGCAATTGGGAAGAAGAAAACTTTGAACAAGCAGTAATTGCCGCAGCATCGCTGTACTTTTACGCACAGCAACAGCAATTACAGGTGCAACTCTGGACAGCATCAACAAGTTTAATTAAAGGCGATCGCTTTGTTCTAGAAACCTTAGCAGCAACCAGAGCATTAGAAGATGCCAGTTCAGTAGTTCCTAAAAGCTACCCTTTGATTTGGCTGACTCAAAATCCCCTCAGCCTTGCTACTCTTCCTCAAGGCAGTCGCTGGGTTTTGTGGCCAAATATTTCCTCACCAGCAGAACCAGAGGTAATTAATTGGGAACACCCTGGTATAGTTTTGCAAAGCGATGTCTATGACGGGCTACGCCTACGTCCACTGCAAACCCAACTACAAAAAACATTACATTCATAA
- a CDS encoding DUF29 domain-containing protein has protein sequence MTITTNLKQLYETDENLWLETTIELLKQKQFNQLDLENLIEELISLGKRDLAKAKSLLRQIIIHLLLLQYWQVEYERNYRHWIGEIKTFRYDLKNHLTTNLINKLQDDLENIYQSAVDFVKIKTDLTIFIEKCPYTLVQLLDENYLP, from the coding sequence ATGACAATTACTACCAATTTAAAACAACTTTATGAAACCGATGAGAATTTATGGTTAGAAACAACTATTGAATTATTAAAACAAAAACAGTTTAACCAACTTGATTTAGAAAACTTAATTGAGGAATTAATCAGTTTGGGGAAAAGAGATTTAGCTAAAGCCAAAAGTCTTTTAAGGCAAATTATTATTCATTTATTATTACTCCAATATTGGCAGGTGGAATATGAAAGAAACTATCGTCATTGGATTGGAGAAATTAAAACTTTTAGATATGATTTAAAGAATCATTTAACGACGAATTTAATAAACAAGTTACAGGATGATTTAGAGAATATTTATCAAAGCGCGGTTGATTTTGTGAAAATTAAAACCGATTTAACTATTTTTATAGAAAAGTGTCCTTACACTCTTGTTCAATTATTAGATGAAAATTATTTACCTTAA
- a CDS encoding DUF433 domain-containing protein: MVAIVDIGTLIVRTPQVAGGRPCIAGTRMTVQNLMMDSQAGLSPQDIVTEYPHLSLAQIYAALAYYYANQEAMDREIALYQAECNALETQWMSGNCA, from the coding sequence ATGGTAGCAATAGTTGATATTGGAACCCTAATTGTGAGGACACCTCAAGTTGCTGGAGGTCGCCCTTGCATTGCTGGTACGCGCATGACTGTTCAAAACCTTATGATGGATTCTCAAGCAGGTTTATCTCCTCAAGATATTGTGACAGAATATCCACATTTATCTCTAGCGCAAATTTATGCGGCGCTTGCCTATTACTATGCTAATCAGGAGGCAATGGATAGAGAAATTGCTTTATATCAAGCAGAATGTAACGCTCTGGAAACGCAGTGGATGTCAGGTAATTGTGCGTGA
- a CDS encoding DUF5615 family PIN-like protein encodes MSQICFYLDEDVGKKSLANGLRNVGIDVMTTAEADRLASSDDSQLIWTTEQRRVIYSFNVGDFCRLHKAYLEQQQKHSGIVLAAKQSYAIGEQLRGLLKLVESVEAEDMANQLVFLRKYIENF; translated from the coding sequence GTGAGTCAAATCTGCTTCTATTTAGATGAAGATGTTGGCAAGAAATCTCTAGCTAATGGCTTACGCAATGTTGGGATTGATGTAATGACAACGGCTGAGGCAGATAGATTAGCATCGTCTGATGATAGCCAATTAATCTGGACAACGGAACAGAGACGAGTTATTTATAGTTTCAATGTTGGTGATTTTTGTCGATTGCATAAAGCTTATCTCGAACAGCAACAAAAGCATTCAGGTATTGTACTTGCTGCCAAGCAGAGCTATGCAATTGGAGAACAGTTGCGAGGCTTGTTGAAGTTAGTAGAAAGTGTAGAAGCCGAGGATATGGCAAATCAATTAGTGTTTCTAAGAAAATATATTGAAAATTTTTAA
- a CDS encoding BrnT family toxin gives MEFEWNPEKATLNLEKHGVSFQEAATVFNDRLSVTFPDPDHSIRESRYVIIGLSRFEQLLVVAHTDKEEKIRIISARKATRQEKRFYEEGS, from the coding sequence ATGGAATTTGAATGGAATCCAGAAAAAGCAACACTAAACCTTGAAAAGCATGGTGTTTCTTTTCAGGAAGCTGCAACAGTATTTAATGACCGGCTATCTGTAACTTTCCCTGATCCTGACCACTCCATTAGAGAAAGTCGTTACGTTATTATTGGCTTATCTAGGTTTGAACAACTTTTAGTTGTTGCACATACTGATAAAGAGGAAAAGATACGAATTATTAGCGCCAGAAAAGCTACTCGCCAAGAGAAGAGGTTTTATGAAGAAGGAAGTTGA
- a CDS encoding AAA family ATPase: protein MSWNSTVFSICASGNSWLWAAWSTIDDAYNFLEKPEKQLEIDCLFFAEASSKENAIKTAHNLLGTHIKQISNEWAAEVCKEIHKQPHINANKPEVVTNELQLCLDQLHSLTGLSAVKSTVQELVNIAKVAQMQAQAGIKAPSITRHLVFTGNPGTGKTTVARILGEIYKNLGVLSKGHFLEVDRTNLVAEYLGQTAPKTAKVVESALGGVLFIDEAYSLVPDGRGDMYGQEAINTLLKMMEDHRDDLVVIVAGYKAEMSRFIKSNPGLKSRFARSIHFEDYCPSELTEIFKVRCEQHGYLFSEKTLEAVRLLVNQFEHQIGKLGNGRFVRNIFDRCIAIQCNRLAALAQPSKIDLKTFLPADIPTHEQLVQYLL, encoded by the coding sequence ATGTCATGGAATTCTACAGTCTTTAGTATCTGTGCTTCAGGCAATTCTTGGTTATGGGCTGCTTGGAGTACCATTGATGATGCTTATAATTTTCTAGAAAAGCCTGAAAAGCAGTTAGAGATTGATTGCTTGTTTTTTGCTGAAGCTTCTTCTAAAGAAAATGCAATAAAAACAGCTCATAACCTATTGGGTACTCACATTAAACAAATAAGCAACGAATGGGCAGCAGAAGTCTGTAAAGAGATTCACAAGCAACCTCACATTAATGCTAATAAACCTGAAGTAGTCACTAATGAGCTTCAGCTATGTTTAGATCAACTTCATTCATTAACTGGATTAAGTGCTGTGAAATCTACCGTTCAAGAGTTGGTAAATATTGCAAAAGTAGCCCAGATGCAAGCTCAAGCGGGTATAAAAGCTCCTTCAATCACCAGACACCTCGTATTCACGGGAAATCCTGGAACAGGCAAAACCACAGTAGCTAGGATTTTAGGCGAGATATACAAAAATCTTGGTGTTCTATCAAAAGGCCATTTTCTTGAAGTAGACCGGACTAATTTAGTTGCAGAATACTTGGGACAAACAGCACCCAAAACAGCAAAAGTAGTTGAATCTGCTCTCGGTGGTGTACTTTTTATTGATGAGGCTTACTCCCTTGTTCCAGACGGACGCGGCGATATGTACGGACAAGAGGCAATCAATACTCTTTTAAAAATGATGGAAGATCACAGAGACGATCTGGTAGTTATTGTTGCAGGATATAAAGCGGAGATGTCTCGATTTATTAAATCTAATCCTGGTCTAAAGTCCAGATTTGCAAGGTCGATTCACTTTGAAGACTATTGTCCGTCCGAGTTAACCGAGATTTTTAAAGTCAGGTGTGAACAGCACGGCTATCTGTTCTCAGAGAAGACTCTGGAAGCAGTGCGTCTCTTAGTTAATCAATTTGAACATCAAATAGGAAAACTTGGAAATGGTAGATTTGTGAGAAATATCTTTGATCGTTGTATTGCTATTCAATGTAACCGTTTAGCAGCATTAGCCCAACCATCAAAAATAGACCTAAAAACCTTTCTACCTGCTGATATTCCCACTCATGAGCAACTGGTGCAGTATCTTCTTTAA
- the typA gene encoding translational GTPase TypA has translation MTLPIRNVAIIAHVDHGKTTLVDALLKQSGIFREGEDVPDCVMDSNALERERGITILSKNTAVRYKETLINIVDTPGHADFGGEVERVLGMVDGCLLIVDANEGPMPQTRFVLKKALEKGLRPIVIINKIDRGQTDPHVAVDKVLDLFLELGADEDQCDFTYLFASGIAGFAKESLEAESVDMQPLFNAILQHVPPPVGDSNKPLQLQVTTLDYSEYLGRIVIGRIHNGTIRSGQQAALVTENGTIVKGKITKLMGFDGLKRVDMEEATAGYIVAVAGFADAYIGETITDPNEPQALPLIKVDEPTLQMAFCVNDSPFAGQEGKLVTSRQVRDRLFRELETNVALRVEETDSPDKFLVSGRGELHLGILIETMRREGFEFQVSQPQVIYREINGQPCEPFELLVLDIPADGVGSCIERLGQRKGEMQDMQPGSGDRTQLEFVIPARGLIGFRGEFMRMTRGEGIMNHSFLDYRQLSGDIEARNKGVLISFEEGVSTFYAMRNAEDRGAFFIVPGTKVYRGMIVGEHNRSQDLELNICKTKQLTNHRAAGGDELVQLQAPIDMSLERALEYIGPDELVEVTPQSIRLRKMSKKLAKR, from the coding sequence ATGACGCTCCCAATTCGCAACGTCGCCATTATCGCCCACGTTGACCACGGCAAAACCACGCTGGTTGACGCACTCCTCAAACAATCCGGCATTTTCCGCGAAGGCGAAGACGTTCCGGATTGCGTTATGGACTCCAACGCCTTAGAACGGGAACGGGGTATTACTATCCTGTCCAAAAATACGGCGGTTCGCTACAAAGAAACACTAATTAATATTGTTGATACTCCTGGACACGCTGACTTTGGTGGCGAAGTTGAACGCGTACTCGGCATGGTTGACGGATGTCTTCTGATTGTCGATGCCAATGAAGGCCCCATGCCCCAAACACGCTTTGTTCTGAAAAAAGCTTTAGAAAAAGGGCTGCGCCCCATCGTTATCATCAACAAAATTGATCGTGGTCAAACTGACCCCCACGTTGCTGTTGATAAAGTATTGGATCTGTTCTTGGAATTAGGGGCAGATGAAGACCAATGTGATTTTACCTATCTGTTTGCCTCCGGTATTGCAGGTTTCGCCAAAGAAAGCTTGGAAGCAGAATCGGTAGATATGCAACCCCTGTTTAACGCGATTCTGCAACACGTTCCACCACCAGTAGGCGACAGCAATAAGCCTCTGCAATTGCAAGTTACAACCCTAGATTATTCTGAATATCTGGGACGGATTGTCATTGGCAGAATTCACAACGGTACTATCCGCTCAGGACAGCAAGCAGCTTTAGTAACAGAAAATGGTACTATTGTCAAGGGTAAAATTACCAAGTTGATGGGCTTTGATGGACTGAAGCGCGTAGACATGGAAGAAGCAACCGCAGGTTATATTGTGGCGGTGGCTGGTTTCGCTGATGCTTATATTGGGGAAACGATTACTGACCCCAATGAACCGCAAGCTTTACCACTAATTAAAGTGGATGAACCAACCTTACAAATGGCCTTCTGTGTGAATGATTCGCCCTTTGCTGGTCAAGAAGGCAAGTTGGTGACATCAAGACAAGTGCGCGATCGCCTATTCCGCGAACTAGAAACCAACGTTGCTTTGCGTGTCGAAGAAACCGATTCTCCCGATAAATTCCTCGTTTCCGGTCGTGGTGAACTCCACCTGGGTATCTTAATTGAAACCATGCGCCGGGAAGGCTTCGAGTTTCAGGTATCTCAGCCACAGGTAATTTACCGCGAAATCAACGGTCAACCTTGCGAACCTTTTGAACTCTTGGTGTTAGACATTCCTGCTGATGGTGTGGGTAGCTGTATCGAACGCTTGGGACAACGCAAAGGCGAAATGCAAGATATGCAACCAGGTAGTGGCGATCGCACCCAGTTAGAGTTTGTCATTCCCGCCCGTGGTTTGATTGGTTTCCGGGGTGAATTCATGCGGATGACTCGTGGTGAAGGCATCATGAACCACAGCTTCTTAGACTACCGTCAACTCAGTGGCGACATTGAAGCCCGTAACAAAGGCGTTTTAATCTCCTTTGAAGAGGGTGTTTCTACCTTCTACGCCATGAGGAATGCTGAAGATAGAGGAGCATTTTTTATTGTTCCCGGCACAAAGGTTTACAGAGGCATGATCGTGGGAGAACACAATCGTTCCCAAGATTTGGAATTGAATATCTGTAAGACCAAGCAGTTAACCAACCACCGGGCTGCTGGTGGCGATGAATTAGTGCAACTGCAAGCACCAATAGACATGAGCCTAGAGCGTGCTTTGGAATACATTGGCCCCGATGAATTAGTGGAAGTTACACCCCAATCGATTCGTCTGCGGAAGATGTCGAAGAAGTTAGCTAAACGGTAA
- a CDS encoding serine/threonine-protein kinase encodes MVCCLNPNCENPKNPDGANFCLSCGTELVSLLRNRYRIITPLGRGGFARTYIAEDIDKLNERCVVKQLVLSQFYGSQGSQAQKKATELFEREAKRLKELGEHVQIPNLYAYFKEAEYLYLVQQFIEGQNLLQELKEQGIFDEAKIRDFLNDLLSVLADIHQQQVIHRDIKPENIIRRQNDGKLVLIDFGVAKQRTEPTNTTIGTIIGSLGYAPIEQMQTGKVFLSSDIYSLGITCFQLLTNISPSSLWMKQGYGWTSNWRQYLTQPISQELEMILNKLLQENHEQRYQSAQAVLEDLKKLPPLMYTLASTVIPPTLPSRGQPQSQHKSTRYLPQFSDTKLLSGAVIAGSGSSFLAIALISFLGTTWISSGLWLLILGGLVFLQSRPLLEKVYLIVIAIIANLLVVFIFKNLLNNNLLKAGLNGLLLVGLLVILAGLLTVIIIGVSEIINKLISKYI; translated from the coding sequence ATGGTCTGCTGCCTAAATCCTAATTGCGAGAATCCCAAAAATCCTGACGGGGCAAATTTCTGCCTCAGTTGTGGCACAGAGTTGGTATCGTTATTGAGAAATCGTTACCGAATCATCACACCATTAGGGAGAGGAGGTTTTGCACGCACATATATCGCCGAGGATATAGACAAGCTCAATGAACGATGTGTTGTTAAGCAGCTGGTTCTAAGTCAATTTTATGGCAGTCAGGGTAGTCAGGCACAAAAAAAAGCGACTGAGTTGTTTGAACGAGAAGCCAAACGTCTCAAAGAATTAGGAGAACATGTCCAAATTCCCAATTTGTATGCATATTTTAAGGAAGCTGAATATCTGTATTTAGTGCAGCAGTTTATCGAAGGGCAAAATCTGTTGCAAGAATTAAAAGAACAGGGAATTTTTGATGAAGCCAAAATTCGAGATTTTTTAAATGATTTATTATCTGTACTGGCAGATATACATCAACAACAAGTAATTCACCGAGATATTAAACCAGAAAATATTATTCGCCGTCAAAATGATGGGAAATTAGTACTAATTGATTTTGGGGTAGCAAAGCAAAGGACGGAACCTACAAACACTACGATAGGGACAATTATTGGTTCATTAGGTTATGCACCGATTGAGCAAATGCAAACGGGTAAAGTTTTTCTGTCTAGTGATATTTATAGTTTAGGAATAACTTGCTTTCAACTGCTGACCAATATTTCTCCTTCGAGTTTGTGGATGAAACAAGGCTATGGTTGGACTTCTAATTGGCGACAGTATTTAACGCAACCCATAAGTCAAGAATTAGAGATGATTCTTAATAAGTTACTACAAGAAAATCACGAACAGCGTTATCAATCTGCACAGGCTGTCTTAGAAGACTTGAAAAAGTTGCCACCGCTAATGTATACATTAGCTTCTACAGTTATTCCACCTACTCTGCCATCAAGAGGGCAACCACAAAGTCAACATAAATCAACTCGATATCTACCGCAATTCTCTGACACTAAATTATTGTCTGGAGCAGTAATAGCTGGATCGGGTAGTTCATTTTTAGCGATCGCACTTATAAGTTTCCTTGGAACTACTTGGATTAGTTCAGGATTGTGGTTGCTAATTTTAGGAGGATTAGTCTTTCTTCAATCTCGCCCGCTTTTAGAAAAAGTTTATTTAATTGTTATTGCGATCATCGCAAATTTACTCGTTGTCTTTATTTTCAAAAATCTCCTAAACAATAATCTTCTCAAAGCTGGTTTAAATGGACTGTTGCTTGTAGGATTACTAGTTATTCTGGCAGGCTTATTGACAGTTATTATTATCGGTGTGTCTGAAATAATTAACAAATTAATTTCTAAATATATTTAG